From Woronichinia naegeliana WA131, the proteins below share one genomic window:
- a CDS encoding GIY-YIG nuclease family protein: MSRFYLYQITTPNQKIYIGITDNPQQRWNHHCKPSSVSRSAIAAAIQKYGKDNVRFEILQTFNSEKEALAAEATIVNEDFVKSKNTYNLCLGGGKPPKVKPNAKAIKIQGSIYSTITEAALALGYTRAQIDRRIKLNLIDYEWVGLISENNNQETLKRDNLVKTPKVVLFNNETFASYKEACQKYHLTKDELLQCRQKLGRDQVTLAEVLSFRVGKKPIEIDGIMYTSRVEAQNKTGLSMYKILEIEKGAPSYHLKKKQVAMICLETDQVLRIFETMTQAANFVNAASSSKICMCCKGQRQKAHGYKWSYWEDSLESSESR, translated from the coding sequence ATGTCTCGGTTCTACCTTTACCAAATCACAACCCCTAATCAAAAGATTTACATTGGCATTACCGATAATCCGCAACAAAGATGGAATCATCACTGTAAGCCATCTTCTGTCAGCCGAAGTGCGATCGCCGCCGCGATTCAAAAATACGGAAAGGACAATGTAAGATTCGAGATTCTCCAAACCTTTAACTCTGAGAAAGAAGCCTTAGCGGCTGAAGCGACAATCGTTAACGAAGATTTTGTAAAAAGCAAAAACACTTACAATCTTTGTTTGGGTGGTGGTAAACCCCCTAAAGTTAAGCCCAACGCTAAAGCGATCAAAATTCAAGGAAGTATCTATTCTACGATTACAGAAGCGGCTCTAGCCCTCGGCTATACCAGGGCACAGATAGATAGGAGAATTAAGCTAAATCTAATTGATTATGAATGGGTTGGGCTAATTTCTGAAAATAATAATCAAGAAACGCTCAAACGTGACAATTTGGTCAAAACGCCAAAAGTAGTCCTATTTAATAATGAGACATTTGCTTCCTATAAAGAAGCTTGCCAAAAGTATCATTTGACTAAAGATGAACTCCTGCAATGCCGACAAAAATTAGGAAGAGACCAAGTAACTCTAGCAGAAGTTTTAAGTTTTAGGGTCGGTAAAAAGCCTATTGAAATTGATGGAATTATGTACACTTCAAGGGTAGAAGCTCAAAACAAAACGGGGCTTTCGATGTACAAAATTCTAGAAATCGAAAAAGGCGCGCCGAGTTATCACCTAAAGAAAAAACAAGTAGCCATGATTTGCCTCGAAACCGATCAAGTGTTACGGATTTTTGAAACCATGACTCAAGCAGCAAACTTTGTGAATGCGGCTTCTTCTTCAAAAATTTGTATGTGTTGTAAAGGTCAGCGACAAAAAGCACACGGCTACAAATGGAGTTACTGGGAAGACAGTCTTGAGAGTAGCGAATCAAGATGA